A window of the Eremothecium cymbalariae DBVPG#7215 chromosome 5, complete sequence genome harbors these coding sequences:
- the CPD1 gene encoding 2',3'-cyclic-nucleotide 3'-phosphodiesterase (similar to Ashbya gossypii AEL214C), whose product MGVALWYCPPSNSPCYETLDSLILSLQTLFPDSVRFEPHVTIATNLRCEKADDVSEILTAANAAMRSIRIQLEKRDKAMVMFKSVRIGKKYFEKVRLVCSEDKYLYGIAQIIRELFVMETPDQGLSRDWVLNSFEPHVSLVYSDMYHVDQALLRVVQQRIEDALGTSLIKDGQAAIDTGIRNQFVWMLEQELEGWNVPGTLKIVRCEGPLHQWEVLGSVDV is encoded by the coding sequence ATGGGGGTTGCATTGTGGTATTGCCCACCGAGTAATTCTCCTTGTTACGAAACTTTAGACTCGTTGATTCTTTCTCTGCAGACGCTGTTTCCAGACTCAGTTCGGTTTGAACCGCATGTTACAATAGCCACGAACTTGCGGTGTGAAAAAGCAGATGATGTTTCTGAAATTCTGACAGCAGCGAATGCGGCTATGAGATCTATAAGAATCCAACTTGAGAAACGCGATAAGGCTATGGTCATGTTTAAATCTGTGAGAATTGGtaagaaatattttgaaaaggttAGACTTGTTTGCTCCGAGGACAAGTACCTGTATGGAATTGCGCAGATTATCCGCGAATTGTTTGTGATGGAGACTCCCGACCAGGGCCTGTCTAGAGACTGggttttgaattcttttgagCCACATGTGTCGTTGGTTTATAGTGACATGTATCACGTTGATCAAGCGTTGCTACGAGTCGTGCAACAAAGGATTGAGGATGCACTAGGCACCTCTCTGATAAAAGATGGACAGGCAGCTATAGATACTGGAATTAGGAATCAATTCGTTTGGATGTTGGAGCAGGAACTAGAAGGATGGAACGTTCCCGGTACACTCAAGATAGTCAGGTGTGAAGGCCCTCTACATCAGTGGGAAGTACTGGGAAGTGTGGATGTCTGA
- the SOL4 gene encoding 6-phosphogluconolactonase SOL4 (similar to Ashbya gossypii AEL215C), whose product MVNVYQYSESQDLAHWLGQYIVDVQNDVLNKKNGGTGSSFNIAVSGGSLIKVLERALLQDAEIAPQVQWSKWNVYFCDERLVSLEHPDSNFGAFKKYVLEPLASSGSHILPTVYTINESLLEKGTKEYIAEDYSTLLPEGAILDLILLGCGPDGHTCSLFPGKQHRYLLEDRDRPVAWCKNSPKPPSDRITFTMPVLEKATALAFVAEGSAKRNVLEMIFKQKDLTLPCSLVNHHCENKVSWFVNNEALEGLGVPTTTYPNKNSRDHLLSTRM is encoded by the coding sequence ATGGTCAACGTATATCAATATTCTGAGTCCCAGGATTTAGCACATTGGTTGGGTCAGTACATCGTGGACGTCCAGAATGACGTGCTGAACAAGAAGAACGGGGGTACTGGATCTAGCTTCAATATAGCGGTCAGCGGAGGATCTTTAATAAAAGTGCTCGAGCGGGCGTTGCTCCAGGATGCTGAGATAGCGCCACAAGTGCAGTGGTCCAAGTGGAATGTGTATTTCTGTGATGAGAGATTAGTTTCTCTAGAGCACCCTGATTCCAACTTCGGAGCGTTTAAGAAGTATGTTCTCGAACCGTTGGCCTCTTCTGGAAGTCACATACTCCCTACTGTATACACAATCAATGAGTCGTTACTCGAAAAAGGTACCAAAGAATATATAGCCGAAGATTACTCAACCCTACTTCCCGAAGGTGCTATCTTGGATCTGATTCTCCTGGGATGCGGGCCGGATGGACACACCTGCTCACTATTTCCCGGAAAACAGCATCGCTATTTGCTCGAGGATCGTGACCGCCCAGTGGCATGGTGTAAAAATTCCCCCAAACCCCCAAGTGATCGAATTACGTTTACAATGCCTGTTCTGGAGAAAGCAACAGCGTTAGCGTTCGTAGCTGAAGGAAGTGCCAAAAGGAATGTGCTGGAGATGATCTTCAAACAGAAAGATTTGACACTACCTTGCTCTCTAGTCAACCACCATTGCGAGAATAAGGTATCTTGGTTCGTAAACAACGAAGCCCTCGAGGGACTTGGTGTCCCAACAACTACTTATCCCAATAAGAACTCTAGAGATCATCTTCTGTCTACCCGTATGTAA
- the MGA1 gene encoding Mga1p (similar to Ashbya gossypii AEL216C) has translation MQPKTFIHQLHHMLNDKSLESWIRWSAEDDHIFCLKPYDPEFPGKVLKKNFKHGNVSSFVRQLHMYGFHKLQTGPNGMHTTVNAGAGAGLPASAATAGSTTSMDNEPPTHIIKSNKESMVWYFTHPSGYFYKDACQPDLARIQRKSNGVGKDGKRKNGLSPVCVSILDPNARASTPPITATSTSSQIDSLHRYSVPPAYAAAGEGGGGAAGATDSLQPHQSIHEPRPSYNDVTKRRSASSLDLLINHPQSLPAQQQISGAAPVSTATNIVSSDLRSHLQQPQQQNQQNQQNQQNQQNQQNQQNQQNQQNQQQQPRVHRPGFPTSTTSTALVQQHTPSHSQPALRPSIFTLPQQQQQQQRLNTNTSPTAQPHITTGAVTTTDYLHYESNLQLLQRCMLTIVDILQIPPSQQHTISKLQQNLNHLKSEILSMDHKWTNLRPHHPYYTSSTHSSLSSEASGPLHFNPISSGATATSSSIPGQLSHDSRFSSLSTQKSSIFSNPRLSNVTSSTSTSNGNLSVSGTSTQFDSYYQHETKTPGPIFPPVQQQSQYAYPPPQHHAPHHSQSQGSTNILH, from the coding sequence ATGCAGCCTAAGACGTTTATACATCAGCTGCATCATATGCTGAATGACAAGAGTTTAGAATCATGGATTCGATGGTCGGCAGAAGACGACCATATATTCTGCTTAAAACCATATGACCCTGAGTTCCCTGGTAAGGTGCTCAAGAAGAACTTCAAGCATGGAAACGTGTCTAGTTTTGTTAGACAATTGCACATGTATGGGTTTCATAAGCTGCAGACAGGACCTAATGGAATGCACACAACCGTGAACGCTGGTGCGGGAGCAGGGTTGCCAGCATCGGCAGCGACAGCAGGATCTACTACGTCTATGGATAATGAACCACCTACACATATTATCAAGAGTAATAAAGAGTCCATGGTTTGGTATTTTACTCATCCCTCAGGGTACTTCTATAAAGATGCATGTCAACCGGATTTGGCTAGAATACAGAGAAAGTCTAATGGTGTTGGGAAGGATGGTAAACGAAAAAATGGGCTGTCCCCAGTGTGTGTTTCGATTCTGGATCCAAATGCGAGGGCTAGTACGCCCCCGATCACGGCCACTTCTACATCATCGCAGATCGATTCTTTGCATCGATATTCTGTTCCTCCTGCATATGCAGCGGCAGGCGAGGGAGGAGGGGGAGCAGCAGGCGCGACCGACTCTCTACAACCACATCAATCGATTCATGAGCCTCGTCCCTCTTACAATGATGTTACGAAACGCCGAAGTGCCTCCTCATTAGACCTGCTAATAAACCATCCCCAGAGCTTGCCCGCGCAGCAACAAATTTCTGGTGCAGCTCCCGTTTCAACTGCTACGAATATCGTGAGTTCTGACTTGCGTTCACATCTTCAACAGCCACAGCAACAGAACCAACAGAACCAACAGAACCAACAGAACCAACAGAACCAACAGAACCAACAGAACCAGCAGAATCAGCAGaaccagcagcagcaaccaCGTGTGCACAGACCTGGCTTCCCCACCTCCACCACTTCCACTGCCCTGGTTCAGCAACATACCCCATCTCACTCACAACCTGCATTGCGACCATCCATATTTACCCTaccgcagcagcagcagcagcagcaacgATTGAACACCAATACATCCCCAACTGCACAGCCACATATTACCACCGGTGCAGTCACCACCACGGATTACCTGCATTACGAAAGCAACCTACAGCTACTGCAGAGATGCATGCTTACCATAGTCGATATTCTACAGATCCCGCCGTCCCAGCAACATACAATTAGTAAGCTACAGCAGAACTTGAATCATTTAAAATCTGAAATCCTATCTATGGATCATAAATGGACGAATCTTCGACCACACCATCCTTATTATACGTCATCCACACATTCCTCTCTCAGCAGTGAAGCCTCCGGACCATTGCATTTTAACCCGATTTCCTCAGGTGCTACTGCCACCAGTTCATCTATACCAGGACAATTAAGCCACGACTCCAGGTTCTCCAGCTTATCAACCCAGAAGAGTTCCATTTTCAGCAACCCGAGGCTTAGTAACGTGACTTCCTCAACGAGCACCTCAAATGGAAATTTATCCGTAAGCGGAACTTCGACCCAGTTTGATAGTTACTATCAGCACGAAACTAAAACGCCGGGGCCGATATTCCCCCCGGTTCAACAACAGTCTCAGTACGCATATCCTCCCCCGCAGCATCATGCACCGCACCACTCACAGTCCCAAGGGTCTACTAACATTTTGCACTGA
- the BRF1 gene encoding transcription factor TFIIIB subunit BRF1 (similar to Ashbya gossypii AEL213W), with product MPKCKNCGHTEFERDLSNANNDLVCKSCGVVSEDNPIVSEVTFGETSSGAAVVQGSFIGAGQAHAAFGVRGGTSALESREATLNNARRKLRAVSHALQIPEYVTDAAFQWYKLALAYNFVQGRRSQNVIASCLYVACRKEKTHHMLIDFSSRLQVSVYSIGATFLKLVKALHITDLPLADPSLFIQHFAEKLDLGDKKIKVVKDAVKLAQRMSKDWMYEGRRPAGIAGACLLLACRMNNLRRTHSEIVAVSHVAEETLQQRLNEFKNTNSGKLSIKQFRDVDEDDQALQEGSKPPSFQRNRIKEKKLKERIQTDHMEADDEALSKNPILSQVLGEQQLSSREVLYYLKQISDRREQALIKLRSTENGSDGENLKNSFKEHDREKRLHADMVEGKEELQLTEVGTDAVSGKNFQDDIDGYSLEKDPYRPRNLHLLPTTRTLLSKVSDDPENLEDVDDDELNAHILDEEAFRLKERIWIGINGEYLLEQESKRLKQEADLASGNTSLKKRRGGKQKRNKPPIIRDLPPGALLVADETGIQSVLQAVQEPTTADSVKNMLQKTSFSKKINYDAIDGLFGR from the coding sequence ATGCCGAAGTGTAAAAATTGTGGGCATACGGAATTCGAGCGCGATCTTTCGAATGCTAATAATGATTTAGTGTGCAAGTCATGTGGTGTGGTTTCAGAAGATAATCCGATTGTGTCGGAGGTTACATTTGGAGAGACCAGTTCAGGAGCGGCGGTTGTGCAGGGCTCGTTTATTGGAGCAGGGCAAGCACATGCAGCTTTTGGAGTGCGAGGAGGTACTAGCGCATTGGAATCACGTGAGGCTACTTTGAACAATGCTAGAAGAAAGTTACGAGCAGTGTCGCATGCTTTGCAGATACCTGAGTATGTTACGGATGCTGCGTTTCAGTGGTATAAGCTAGCTTTGGCTTATAATTTTGTCCAAGGGAGGAGGTCGCAGAATGTAATAGCTTCCTGTTTGTACGTTGCTTgtagaaaagaaaagactCATCATATGCTGATCGATTTTTCTTCACGTTTACAGGTGAGTGTTTATTCAATTGGAGCCACGTTTTTAAAACTAGTCAAAGCTTTGCATATCACCGACTTACCTCTAGCGGATCCTTCTTTGTTTATTCAACATTTTGCTGAGAAATTAGACTTGGGTGATAAAAAGATCAAGGTGGTAAAAGATGCGGTAAAGTTAGCTCAACGAATGTCTAAAGACTGGATGTACGAAGGTCGGCGCCCTGCTGGAATAGCGGGAGCATGTCTCTTGCTAGCATGTAGGATGAATAACTTACGGAGAACACATTCTGAGATTGTTGCGGTGTCTCATGTTGCAGAAGAAACTCTACAACAGCGGTTaaatgaatttaaaaatacgaATTCGGGTAAATTATCTATAAAACAGTTCCGTGACGTTGATGAGGACGATCAAGCTTTACAAGAGGGAAGTAAGCCACCTAGTTTTCAACGTAATAgaataaaagaaaagaagctgAAGGAACGAATACAAACAGATCATATGGAGGCAGATGATGAAGCCCTCTCTAAAAACCCAATTCTTTCTCAAGTTCTTGGGGAACAGCAGTTATCATCTCGGGAGGTATTGTACTATCTTAAGCAAATTTCTGACCGTCGTGAGCAGGCGCTGATAAAACTGAGGTCAACGGAAAATGGTTCGGATGGGGAGAACTTGAAGAACTCCTTCAAAGAACATGACAGGGAGAAGAGGTTACATGCAGATATGgttgaaggaaaagaagaattacAGTTGACTGAAGTAGGCACAGATGCTGTTTCGGGAAAGAACTTTCAAGATGACATCGATGGCTACTCTCTTGAGAAGGACCCATACAGACCGAGAAATTTACATTTGTTACCAACCACAAGAACACTATTATCAAAAGTCAGCGATGATCCAGAAAATTTAGAAGATGTcgatgacgatgaattGAACGCTCATATCCTCGACGAAGAAGCGTTCAGACTGAAAGAGCGTATCTGGATTGGGATTAACGGTGAATATTTATTGGAACAAGAATCCAAGAGATTGAAACAAGAAGCTGACTTAGCGTCGGGGAATACATCATtaaagaagagaagaggAGGTAAACAAAAACGGAATAAACCGCCAATTATTCGTGACTTACCTCCAGGAGCGTTGTTGGTTGCTGATGAAACAGGAATACAATCTGTATTGCAAGCAGTGCAAGAACCTACTACTGCTGATTCTGTGAAGAATATGTTACAAAAGACGagtttttcaaagaagattaaCTACGATGCTATCGATGGGTTATTTGGAAGGTAG
- the RIE1 gene encoding Rie1p (similar to Ashbya gossypii AEL217W), with protein sequence MQVEAMGIKKAEDIKLAEELDMFMVLEEGENQEQLRGSGMEVLDGGAIEVKEKDLNNGGGSKRKRGGRVVDGGVTDGSSSGLGGGCGGVLGRHQEEEFCGPKSNTPNSQLEQLENTNLLTVRIKWVNPENLMDDHKSQLLNKHNDAILYNRGLPINPSIIENYEYFSDKKRLDILKENEDTYTFEAGTQEYAKSYAKDSNTWLYDLVVQAQFKTFQDLVNTRNTVKELLESNKHVKAWSISQNPHALTHPGNLYIRGIPKDLTVDDVLPLFSKFGTVLSLKIIVDIGTGESLGYGFISYPLGSQAARCIKELNGNLMNGSLLFINYHVERKERERIHLDHLKEDNDDERFRGVFVGNLPTEYEDGTLTTPEQVFKKFKELLDPVEILSYYFPKRNSNTNIEYKDDYDYFHAASKENAETCDSQNEDSPLKGYGFIKFSKHEMALKAIETLNNLNWLNHCLVVNKAVQNRSLYHNHGNYRPPSNRASVSSRQSSLSSVPLFGATAAGAAIHAPPPGFPIFATAFSLSPTASEGLLTDRSPVRSGSSNDGSPRVDSTPHVQIFTSQPPALSYSPESLTAPGSRQGSLYMPSCAPMYSPAGPVASTHPQFAHHSGAHAAAAAAAAAAAFGGLPIPTRDQQESNLYIKHIPLSWRDRDLNEFYSQYGEIISAKIITVGGSKNGSGDKESLDDVPIGTSRGYGFVCFKNPLDASRAMMATDRFQVDRNHVLYVSFAQKRGKSVSSNSPSSNGGGSHQQPPSSGRSLSHTSYHQNHSNSRQSAFDSFMGNYNPKFLNAMLQQQSHVNGSSGTPTPNTLNQRGSWGGPAQKPSYMVPLVLPPPPLSVPRSGMAGPTIKKVHESFEAATAAGSTVIEIE encoded by the coding sequence ATGCAAGTTGAAGCAATGGGTATTAAAAAGGCGGAGGATATCAAACTAGCTGAAGAACTAGATATGTTTATGGTTCTAGAGGAGGGAGAAAACCAGGAGCAGCTGAGGGGGAGTGGGATGGAGGTGTTGGATGGGGGCGCTATTGAGGTTAAAGAGAAGGACTTGAACAATGGAGGTGGGAGCAAGAGGAAGAGGGGTGGGAGGGTAGTAGATGGAGGTGTTACTGATGGGAGTAGTTCAGGGTTAGGAGGAGGCTGTGGTGGTGTGTTAGGAAGGCATCAAGAGGAAGAATTTTGTGGGCCTAAGAGTAACACTCCTAATTCGCAGCTGGAGCAGTTAGAGAATACGAATCTTCTTACCGTGCGGATTAAATGGGTTAACCCGGAGAATCTTATGGATGACCATAAGTCGCAACTCTTGAATAAGCATAATGATGCAATTCTCTACAATAGAGGTCTTCCTATTAATCCTtctattattgaaaattatgaatACTTTTCGGATAAGAAGAGGttagatatattaaaagaGAATGAGGATACCTATACTTTTGAAGCTGGGACTCAGGAGTATGCAAAGTCTTATGCTAAGGATTCTAATACATGGTTGTATGATCTAGTGGTCCAAGCACAGTTCAAGACGTTTCAGGATTTAGTTAATACAAGAAATACTGTTAAGGAACTTCTTGAGTCTAACAAGCATGTAAAAGCTTGGTCCATTAGTCAGAATCCACATGCTCTCACTCACCCAGGAAATCTTTATATTCGAGGTATTCCAAAGGACTTGACCGTTGATGATGTGTTGCCtttgttttcaaagttTGGGACGGTATTGTCGCTCAaaattattgttgatataGGTACCGGAGAATCTCTGGGATACGGATTTATCTCCTATCCATTGGGTTCTCAAGCAGCTAGATGCATCAAAGAACTGAATGGGAATTTAATGAATGGTTCTCTTTTGTTCATCAACTATCATGttgaaagaaaggaaaGAGAGCGTATTCACCTTGATCATCTGAAAGAAGACAATGATGACGAAAGATTCAGGGGTGTTTTCGTAGGTAATTTACCAACAGAATATGAAGATGGTACATTAACTACACCTGAACaagtatttaaaaaattcaaagagCTGCTGGACCCGGTGGAAATACTTTCATACTACTTTCCGAAACGGAATTCGAATACtaatattgaatataaGGATGATTACGATTACTTCCATGCAGCATCTAAGGAAAATGCGGAAACCTGCGACTCTCAAAATGAAGATTCACCCTTAAAGGGATATGGTTTCATCAAATTTTCAAAGCATGAAATGGCTTTAAAAGCAATTGAAACTTTGAACAATCTAAACTGGTTAAACCACTGTTTGGTAGTTAACAAAGCAGTTCAAAATAGGTCCCTCTATCATAACCACGGCAATTATCGTCCTCCAAGCAACCGTGCATCCGTTTCATCGAGGCAGTCCAGTTTGTCTAGTGTACCACTATTTGGGGCGACTGCTGCTGGCGCTGCTATCCACGCTCCCCCACCCGGATTTCCAATATTTGCGACCGCTTTCTCACTTTCACCTACAGCTTCAGAAGGTTTGTTGACAGACAGGTCACCCGTGAGATCCGGCTCCAGTAATGATGGGTCACCCAGAGTGGATTCTACACCCCATGTTCAGATATTTACGAGCCAACCTCCTGCTTTAAGTTACTCACCAGAATCGTTAACTGCTCCGGGCTCGCGTCAAGGTTCATTATACATGCCTTCGTGTGCTCCAATGTATTCGCCTGCAGGCCCTGTTGCTAGTACCCATCCTCAGTTCGCCCATCATTCTGGGGCACACGCAGCTGCTGCGGCAGCggcagctgctgctgcgtTCGGAGGATTGCCGATCCCAACAAGAGACCAGCAGGAATCAAATCTTTATATCAAGCACATTCCTTTATCCTGGAGGGATAGAGATTTGAATGAGTTCTACTCCCAATACGGGGAAATTATTAGTGCGAAGATCATCACCGTTGGTGGATCCAAAAATGGCTCCGGTGATAAAGAATCACTAGACGATGTGCCGATAGGAACTTCTAGGGGATATGGTTTCGTGTGCTTTAAAAATCCGCTTGATGCTTCTCGTGCTATGATGGCTACAGATAGATTTCAAGTTGATAGAAACCATGTGTTATACGTTTCTTTTGCACAAAAGAGAGGCAAGTCTGTTAGTTCTAACTCACCTTCTTCCAATGGTGGTGGATCTCATCAGCAGCCGCCTTCGTCCGGACGGAGCCTCTCACATACTTCTTACCATCAAAACCATAGCAACTCAAGGCAGTCTGCTTTTGACTCGTTCATGGGAAATTATAATCcgaagtttttgaatgcAATGCTGCAACAGCAAAGTCATGTAAATGGCTCTTCAGGCACCCCTACACCTAACACACTTAATCAAAGAGGCTCTTGGGGTGGGCCAGCTCAGAAACCATCCTATATGGTCCCTCTGGTGCTTCCACCGCCTCCACTCAGCGTTCCGAGATCCGGCATGGCTGGACCAACCATTAAGAAAGTCCATGAAAGCTTCGAAGCCGCTACAGCGGCAGGTTCAACCGTAATTGAAATCGAGTGA